The following are from one region of the Nicotiana tomentosiformis chromosome 7, ASM39032v3, whole genome shotgun sequence genome:
- the LOC138896389 gene encoding uncharacterized protein, giving the protein MDRLASVKEATRTQLNSAEIKLRAAKERTEVQTKRVEELQLQLGSAASDRKNLAKELETVKSVAEVVKADADEIVAQYKADAEAAQDVVKNLIEHMKWQSRMEALKEVHAQGFDLSVEIEDAKIAMAKTSKSVPQQAASSSSHPTTNAEVVVSEAVIPEVAASEVAALEVAPEPPMKSFIPGGCSILDDFKVEKPSSKQDRGFPKTTELRPLKGNEDASLLIDSSITGQYEATVVEKKKRKRKSTRPDEHVAIEEKKRVVEPLPVRESEVEMEVATSKVTAPALKEAVGVIDIIETHSNTDSMLDEAQAGKEKSSEGAQGADDPLHFFFNGVDMSNLDDFTDLDDFELSKKDVPSESRGPTLSPILVNQFPALSVDPGHKRSIILTVLEDARVLSAPVGVASYLQCLVIEEDQAKMNEVGVPCLFNEAQQALNRAKLAAVEVQLRVAKEKADKWSQLNDDLRAHLSSAVAERDTLGREYEVMKSKLGTTSVDAEEMLAQYKADVEASEAHLKTNAEYMRQLSRRETLEQIHARDFDLLAEIKEAIKLEAEAKKLHKPEGVEVSEGSEGSEGLDDSGDESVPGEDQA; this is encoded by the exons ATGGATCGTCTGGCCTCGGTAAAAGAGGCTACTCGGACACAACTAAATTCGGCTGAAATTAAGCTTAGAGCGGCAAAGGAGAGgaccgaggttcagaccaaaaggGTTGAAGAGCTCCAGTTGCAGCTAGGTTCGGCCGCCTCTGATCGAAAAAATCTAGCCAAGGAGCTCGAAACGGTCAAGTCAGTGGCCGAAGTGGTTAAGGCCGACGCCGATGAGAtagtggcccaatataaggctgATGCCGAGGCAGCCCAGGATGTTGTAAAAAATCTCATTGAACACATGAAGTGGCAATCCCGAATGGAGGCCCTCAAGGAAGTTCATGCTCAAGGTTTTGACTTAtcagttgagatcgaggatgccaAG ATAGCAATGGCTAAAACGTCCAAATCAGTTCCTCAACAggctgcctcttcatcttctcaCCCGACCACAAATGCTGAGGTGGTTGTTTCCGAGGCAGTTATTCCCGAAGTGGCCGCTTCTGAGGTGGCTGCCCTCGAGGTTGCCCCCGAGCCTCCCATGAAAAGCTTTATACCTGGGGGTTGCTCAATATTGGATGATTTCAAAGTCGAGAAGCCCTCATCCAAACAGGACCGAG GTTTTCCgaagaccaccgaacttaggccgCTGAAGGGGAACGAGGATGCGTCCTTACTCATTGACTCCTCCATTACGGGACAGTATGAGGCTACCGTGGtggaaaagaagaagaggaaaagaaa ATCGACTCGTCCTGATGAGCATGTGGCAATTGAGGAGAAAAAGCGTGTGGTCGAGCCCCTCCCAGTTCGAGAGTCCGAAGTTGAGATGGAGGTCGCGACCTCTAAAGTAACTGCTCCTGCCTTGAAGGAGGCTGTTGGTGTGATTGACATCATTGAGACTCACTCCAACACCGATTCTATGCTCGATGAGGCCCAAGCGGGCAAAGAGAAATCAAGTGAAGGAGCACAAGGTGCAGATGACCCCCTCCATTTCTTCTTTAATGGCGTGGACATGTCCAATTTGGATGATTTTACCGATTTGGACGATTTTGAGCTCTCGAAGAAGGACGTACCTTCGGAATCTCGTGGGCCGACTTTGAGCCCAATATTGGTTAATCAGTTTCCCGCTTTGAGTGTGGACCCCGGTCATAAGAGATCGATTATTCTTACTGTCCTGGAGGATGCTCGGGTTCTATCCGCTCCCGTGGGCGTAGCCAGCTACCTCCAATGCCTGGTGATcgaggaggaccaggcaaaaatgaatgaggtggGCGTGCCGTGTCTTTTTAATGAGGCGCAACAGGCACTGAAtcgg GCAAAGCTGGCAGCGGTAGAGGTTCAACTTCGGGTGGCGAAGGAGAAAGCTGACAAGTGGTCCCAACTGAATGATGATCTTCGAGCACATCTAAGCTCAGCTGTTGCAGAGCGGGATACCCTCGGTAGAGAGTACGAGGTAATGAAGTCCAAGTTGGGAACAACCTCTGTCGATGCCGAAGAGATGTtggcccaatacaaggccgaTGTCGAAGCATCCGAGGCCCACTTGAAGACGAATGCCGAATATATGAGGCAGttgtctcgaagggagaccctcgaacaGATTCACGCCCGAGATTTTGACTTGTTGGCCGAGATCAAGGAAGCAATAAAGCTTGAGGCCGAGGCGAAGAAACTTCACAAGCCTGAAGGTGTCGAAGTCTCTGAGGGTTCTGAGGGATCCGAAGGCCTTGACGATTCTGGCGACGAGTCGGTCCCCGGTGAAGACCAGGCATGA